The following are encoded together in the Bernardetia sp. genome:
- a CDS encoding glycoside hydrolase family 73 protein has protein sequence MKTNFTNRFLPISINLEKIRNNRHIQIPIKILIGEKYFEYNISFIIQNYMLVLATIFLVAVALYGSWGDRQSTYIKNLWVQVGQEVPFELWKMEEAPLMASASIFPSTENTNSPTLELMKLASHNVDKKKDKDTKNGLPIFVHSVADYDNLANLAKSENTMEEFMIQKQIHITKALIQNKVSRLDQLEDSVLLEMNKNISRLFMSLVLQNLNAPPHVWSYFTDTVHLRKIETALMEQVKYNVPVSIKLAQSALETAYGSRVIHNNYFGIKDKNKSGNKTITTEYFTAEEASMNQDIILTQKPFIKNGNVLYECKVQDYFTQYRSAWESFRGHSEFLVNNKRYAPLFTKGKNYEDWADKIGSERTGGVGYATSPLYGELLKKIIKRYQLHLLDH, from the coding sequence ATGAAAACTAATTTTACGAATCGTTTTTTACCTATCTCTATTAATTTGGAGAAAATAAGAAACAACAGACATATACAAATTCCTATCAAAATACTGATTGGAGAGAAATATTTTGAATATAACATCTCATTTATCATTCAAAATTACATGCTCGTATTGGCTACTATATTTTTAGTAGCAGTAGCTCTGTATGGCAGTTGGGGTGATAGGCAAAGTACCTATATAAAAAATCTGTGGGTACAGGTTGGACAAGAAGTACCTTTTGAATTATGGAAAATGGAGGAAGCTCCACTAATGGCATCTGCAAGTATTTTTCCAAGTACTGAAAATACAAATTCGCCTACTTTAGAGCTAATGAAACTAGCTTCTCATAATGTAGATAAAAAGAAAGATAAAGACACAAAAAATGGGCTTCCTATTTTTGTTCATTCTGTAGCTGATTATGACAACTTAGCCAATCTGGCTAAGAGTGAGAATACGATGGAAGAGTTTATGATACAGAAACAAATTCATATTACAAAGGCACTTATTCAAAATAAAGTCTCTCGCCTAGACCAACTAGAAGATAGTGTACTTTTAGAGATGAATAAGAATATCAGTCGCTTATTTATGAGTTTGGTATTACAAAATTTGAATGCTCCTCCTCATGTTTGGAGCTATTTTACAGATACCGTACATCTAAGAAAAATAGAAACTGCACTTATGGAGCAGGTAAAATACAATGTTCCTGTTTCTATAAAGCTCGCACAATCTGCCTTAGAAACAGCTTATGGTTCACGAGTAATTCACAATAATTACTTTGGAATAAAAGATAAAAATAAAAGTGGTAACAAAACTATCACTACTGAATATTTCACAGCTGAAGAAGCCTCAATGAATCAAGATATTATTCTTACACAAAAGCCATTTATCAAGAATGGAAATGTTTTGTACGAGTGTAAAGTGCAAGATTATTTTACACAATATCGCAGTGCGTGGGAATCTTTTAGAGGGCATTCTGAATTTTTGGTAAACAACAAACGTTATGCGCCACTCTTTACTAAAGGAAAAAACTACGAAGACTGGGCTGATAAAATTGGCTCTGAACGCACTGGAGGCGTAGGTTATGCCACTTCTCCTCTCTATGGAGAGCTTTTAAAAAAGATTATCAAAAGATATCAATTACATCTTTTAGACCATTGA
- a CDS encoding RDD family protein, producing MKTISIRTSQNVTIDYELPSTFQRIIAWLVDLVLLSATIGILTLLFYWMLAIMGWSSIIETLFMYLVLVPIWFFYSLFCEIMFNGQSVGKRAMGIRVVKLNGDIPSLSDYFMRWAFRMVDIMFSFGSLAVILITGTEKGQRLGDILAGTTVIKVKSTQHVNMKELLNIRSFRNYEPTYERVTVFSEEDMLAIKTILNRSSRFPNQKDTYKLLQKTAVSAAKKMDISVEKFTSPQQTKQFLHTVLQDYIVLTR from the coding sequence ATGAAAACCATTTCTATTCGTACCAGTCAGAATGTAACCATTGATTACGAACTGCCTTCTACCTTCCAACGTATTATTGCTTGGCTAGTAGATTTAGTCTTGCTTTCTGCTACTATTGGCATACTGACACTTTTATTTTATTGGATGCTTGCCATTATGGGTTGGTCTAGTATAATAGAAACACTTTTTATGTACTTGGTACTTGTGCCAATATGGTTTTTTTATTCCTTATTTTGTGAAATTATGTTTAATGGACAAAGTGTAGGTAAGCGAGCCATGGGCATACGTGTAGTGAAACTCAATGGAGATATTCCTTCTCTTTCTGATTATTTTATGCGTTGGGCATTCAGAATGGTAGATATTATGTTTTCTTTTGGCAGTTTGGCTGTTATTCTGATAACAGGAACAGAAAAAGGGCAGCGTTTAGGAGATATTTTGGCAGGTACAACGGTTATCAAAGTAAAATCTACACAACATGTAAATATGAAGGAACTTCTCAATATTCGTTCGTTTAGAAACTATGAACCTACGTATGAGCGAGTTACTGTTTTTTCAGAGGAAGATATGTTAGCTATCAAAACTATTCTGAACCGTTCTAGTCGTTTTCCCAACCAAAAAGATACTTACAAACTTCTGCAAAAGACAGCCGTTTCAGCAGCAAAAAAAATGGATATTTCAGTAGAAAAATTTACAAGTCCACAGCAGACCAAACAGTTTTTACATACCGTTTTGCAAGATTATATTGTATTGACGAGATAA